TGTTCGCGGACAGCATGCTGTGATcgttggaagaagaagaagatgatgatgatgatgaaagagAGCAGAGAAGCAGAACCCCGTTGGAGTGGGTAATCCACGTGTGTATAGAGTAAACGGAGCACCCTATCAAGGCAGTCGCGCTTACCATTAAGTACTcgcacaacgacaacaactactacaacACAAAGCATTAGTGCCAGCGGGAAGGAAGCAGCGGTACTACGGCCCGCAATCATATGACTTTTCGCTTGCAATGTtgagcggcaacagcaacagcggcttcgtaatcgatcgagcagctgaGGGAGAGGAAACTCCCGGgagtgtcgatcgatcgaacttACTGTGTAACAAAGATCGGCGgcatcatcttcagcatcaacatcatctcgGGCATTGGCACGCAGATGATGGAATCGTACAAAGTATGGCGTAGGAGGATGAATGTCCTTCCGAGCGAAGGGGAGAGTTCCCTATAAAGGACGCGTACGTCTTCTGTCTTAGCAACACTCAGTTCTCCTTCAactcatacacacagacatacgCAGCTACTATCAGCTAAAATGCAATGGGACACCGGCGTGGAGAGCGCGGTGCAGCACACGTAGAGCTATGAGTTAATAATTTATGTTGAAATCGGACCGAGTTAGCGTAAGGGCGAGCGTACCATTATCAGTGCCTGTGTAACTAGTAAGCAGATTCCTTCGTCTATAATGTAGTGTTTATGTGTTACACTTAGTAGCTTTCCATTCACTTTCCCTTTAATTAAACCCCATTGATTTTACCATAAACCGCGCCTCTTCCGTTAGAACGAACAGCCGGATGATATGATATCGGCCGCCATCCCTTTTATTCGAtgtatttcttcttctgttctgtttccttCCGAACACAAACGCGCCTTATCGAATCGCCGACGACGATAAATAGGTCATGTGCAATCTCTGAAgggttcgttttgttgttacaTTTTTGCTAGTTACTTAAGGATCTTTTGTGTACATGTTGCGACAAAAAACCTACGAACACCGTCACTCGTTTCTCTAAACTCACCGGTATACCCGCGAACGAGGCGCCGCTAGGCCAACGTGATGATCATTAGGGTCATTACAAACCACGGTCCATATAGCACACATTGGTTGTGATAAGCAAACAGATTCAATCGTGTGTTTCCTCCCGATTGATAGGCCACGTGTATATACAAACTCTAGAGGCGCACCAAAGGACCATGGTAGGGCGCCATTCCCGTTAGTTTCCTTCGTAATCCTTTTACAAAGTAATACCACAGGAAAGACTGGCGAGCAAGCGTAGAGGGAGATGGGAAATGCAAAATAGGGTCAAAAAATGACAGAGAATTGCGGCAAACGTCGCGCATTACTTTATATCTTCCACAGAGCAGCGTAGGGAAGGTGTAGGGAGACAATTGTCGCCCTCTTCCCACTGCTGTCGTTTGACCCCTGTTGCGCTTCTTATCATTGGACAACTAATGCGATCAAGAGAGTCCTCGAGAGCCTCATGCATCCGGCCAGGCATCTCACTCTGTCTCCGCTACTGTTCTCTATGTTCCTGACCGTTCCGTAGCAGTGTGATGGCGgttatttaaaaagaaaatcgtgAAATTAATTATACGCGTCTTGTTATAAAGGGTTGCCAGCAGAACCCAGGTTGGTGTAAGGAGCCGTTTGCAGAGGTAGTCGGTAGCAATGTAGCAGGTAGTTACAGAAAAGCCTAATGATAACGGTATGAAAATTAGGGATAAGAAGTACATGGATTATTTGTTACGAATTACGAGTACACTTGAGACCAACAAACTGATAGTTGCCTCGTGTTTTGCTCTTGATATTTCTCTTCGGCGAGGTGGTAGaggaaaagaggagaagaaagaaagggttCGGGAACTCGCAATCGCATTCGAAACCACCTCTAGACTGGGAACCAACTACCAACGGACGAGGCCATCCATCTATCGTGAAATGTATTACGAAATTCTTCTTCATTAAGAACTAAGATGGTACGCCATTCCTACAAACATTATTTTCTTCGTATATGGAATGTGTCCGGACCTCCTCAAGATATGAGGTAATTTGTCTGAGTTTATCACACAGCATTCTTCCGTTGCTTCTGGTTCGCCTGCCTTCACATCGTAGTAGCTGTTCTGTGAATGTTGCTATGGTGACACAAAAAGTTAAATCATAGTAACGCTGTGGAAAACGGATCGTTATTGTCCAGTTTTCGTGTTTTAACTTTAATAAAGCAGTGGATAATTCAGCTTGGCTAAATTCTCTCAATATGGTTTACGAAGATGTATTCAAATCTCGTTACAATACCATTCTTTCGCGAGAACGTGTGTTTGAATACGTTGTGTACGTGGTTTATTCTACACCGGGAGTTCCACTCGTCGGATATAGCACCTGATAAGTATGGAAGATGGAGTATATCTACCCATGCGATCATGACGTAGGTTTACGCATGGTGGCCTATCAAATAAAATTCAACTTGAGATGTTGCGACGGTATCCACAATAATACTGAAAAAAACAGGTCGTGCAGATGACGGTGCTCGTTCACGAACGATTCAAAATCATTCCGAAGCATACGAAGATATCTCCTTGATTAAAGCACCGGATAGGTAAGCAAGCATGTTTACTCTTTAAGCGTTACAGGAAATAACCAGGAGCGTACGTTCGCGTACCCTATAAGAAGGTTTGTGTTACCTTCGTGACCAACAAAGATTGTCAAACGCGATTGTCCGATTACCAGGCATATGGTTTTATTTACAATTCCACTTCATTCAGGTTCATAATGTTGCCCTTTTCATAATGTAAACATAATCATAATGTGGCGACTTAACTAACCGATAATTCGATATTAATGCTAATTTAAAACGAACCAGGGTTAccaaaaaacaatgtttctttccccttcttcctccccaaaaaaaaaacgcactaTTGTACACTCCACCACTCCAAGTATTGAAAGCTTTGTAGAAACGAACTGAAGGTGAACGTTTTCAATAGCTTAAACGATTACTAATTATAGATGAGGTAAAAAGCATATTAAAAGTCCATCAACAAATGATACATAGCTAGACGGTAAACCTATGAATCTGTGATTGTATGGGACGGGAGGATAAGCTGTACCACAGCACAATCTCCACGCCTTCGACCATGATTTGCCCTGCAAGCTAGATGCCAAAACATTTCTCATCACAGAAACATTGGTGGATCcggcggaaacggaaatagaTTTAAAAGAACTAGAAGATTATCGGTTGCTCCAGCTGTTGCTTTTGCCTTAAAGCCTTCATTTgtcttgcttttgctttgctttctaAGCGACAGTTTTGCTGTACACACTCGCTACACTCTATCTCAGCTTacaagctactgctgctatttgCATTATTTGCAAGCATTGTGGAGGGGGACAGCGATCCTACAGTAGCCCTGGGCTCTGATTATTAGGTCCTTTTTGGTCTATCCCTCTCTACCAGATGATTTTCACCTACGAATCTTCCAATGAATCACGGACACGGTTGAACTTtgcgtggtggcggtggcattcGTCGGTAGACGACATCACATTTCTCGTTTAGCGGAAACGTTTGCTCATCTCAAAACGGTACGGACAATATCTTTATGGTTGCGTTCTGCTAAGGCGCTAGCTCATTTGTCCTATGTAGTTGCGTTGGGTTGGCCTACAATAAGAGAAGCACTGCAGTTGTATTAAGTCTTTACCAAACTAATTATTGAATTCTGTTCCCTACACGATAAAACCTACCTTAAAGCGATagcgttgcagcagcagcctatgCCAGTATATGCCGacctcttcatcttctctctgtctctctctctctctttctatctctccttctttctttctctctctctcccgctctttcTCTGTATTAGCTACCAGCGATTATAAAGCTATCCGGGGTATAAAGGTGAGCTTCTTCACTTCCGGTCCGGGACCAGTACGGCTGCAGTGTTGTCGTTGTAACCGGCGGCCAGAttcagtttgtgtttgtggaacGACAGGCATGAAGCCACTCCCTTGCGCGACGCCATAAACCCTTCGTTGCTACGACCCGTGCTAAGCACAGCCCCGTCCAGTCCATAAATGACGATTTGACTGGTAGCACAAGCGAGTATATCGGCACTGGCGTGTATTGCCATCGCTGACACATCCGTCCCGATGTTCCAGTACTGATGCGCGGATCCCGTTTTCCTCAGATCATACAGCCTCACGACCGATCCAGTGCACGCCGTGATGAGTGCCTCGCAATCGTCCCGCATGCAGAGCGTCAGGATCGGATGCAGATGCTCCCGTATCGTGGCACAGCGCTGTTCCGCGGGTGGACAGCGATGATCAAAGATACGCACGCTACCATCGTAAAAGCCGGCCGCGAACAGACCGTTTGGAGCGCAGGACAACTTTAGGACCGACGTATCAGATCCGCTCGGTATATCACATATTCGCATCTCACGCTCAGCGTCCCATATCCGAACGTACTTCGCCTCTCCGGCAGCCATGATCGTCTGGGAGCGCTGATGCCACGCCAGTACCAAGCCTCCGGGTGCCGGTGCGCCGCCGTTTAAATGCGATGCCTGTCCAGCCGTATCGAGGCAGCTCACTTTAGCCAGGCTCGCCGAATGAAAGTCCAGTAACCCGTGCCAGGCAGAGAGTAGTTGTGATTGCGATTGCTgttgtgactgctgctgctgctgctgttcagcaCTAGGATCTAGGGGACGCCACAACCGAATGGTGCTATCACTGTAACCGGCCATCACAAGGCCCATGTCGTGCGCATTGATGAATTCCAGTGACGTTACGCTGagtggttgttgctggctgACTGTGCCATGCAGGAACGTTTCGTGTGGCATTCGTGGCTGATGGTGCAACGATGATTGGTGATCGTGTAAGCTGATCGTCTGACTGATCAAGCGATGGGGACCGTGTTGTTGTAACGGAAAGAGGGACTGTTGCTGGATAATGCTGCTTCCactgctagtgctgctactAGTACCACTGCCGGCTGCTGTCGATGGCGGAGCTAGCGTGTACGTCGTATCCGTGTTCATGTTCACCACTATCACTCGGTCTCTGTTGGCGTTGGAAGAATAAGATATGAGTATTAAACCAGTGCTTGACGGAAGAACAGGGGCAGCTACTTACTTGTACGCAAAGGCCAGCTGTTCATCGTAGGGATTGAGTTTAATAATCGTAGGGGCATGTTGGGTCCGGCACGACCAATGTTGTACATCCAGTCGCTTGAAGATGGCCTTTTTCCGTTGGATTCGTCCCTCGCTACGTACCGCTTGATTGCGCAGGCACCTAGCCTGCCGATTAAGATACTCGGAAGAATTGTGatcttccatcttcttcttgttgccgCTGCCATTGCTGCCATTACTGGCATCATGGCCACCATCCATAGCGTCATGCATGTGCTTCGACGGCTGCGCGAAGAAGCTCACGGACCATTCGATGAACTTTGTGCTGACGATCGGCTTGATGGCACCACTGCCTGTTCCTCCCGATATCGACGAGGACATGCTGGAGGAAGAAACGCcttgcggctgctgttgacTGCTGGAGAGCTTTGACCCGGGCGTGCTGGTTTGTGCCTCGGAAAATTCTCCACTTTCATTCATTGCCTGAGTACGTTTCTTCATCGATAGAGGCGTggcatggtggtgatggtggttatTGGTTGCGCCAAGCCGATTAAGCCCATTATctccgtggtgtggtggaggTGATTCACCGGACAGATAGTTAACTCGTGTGTTGGGCGATGGTGGTAAGCTTACGCTACTAGCCATTCCAGTaccatgatgatggccactcTTATCACACGCCGTCACTTCCTTGGCCGTTTCGGCGCGCACGTAATCGGTAATCTTCTGCGCCATCGCGGCCACCTCGGGAAAAGGGTCCTTCGAGAGAGCCACAAATCCATTCCACAGCCGCTGATAGAACCCAACGGTGACGGATGTTTTCCCGACTCCGAGAATGTTGTTCGTACTGGAAACACGCTTCATTGGGTTCACACTACGCTCCGGGCTGTCCACCTGCAGCACGGTGGCAACGAACTGGCTCTCGAAGAACAGCACCATCCACTGAAGCGCGGCAATCAGTTCCATGCGCACCAACGGGC
The sequence above is a segment of the Anopheles darlingi chromosome 2, idAnoDarlMG_H_01, whole genome shotgun sequence genome. Coding sequences within it:
- the LOC125951752 gene encoding regulatory-associated protein of mTOR yields the protein MCNMIEVSQATNDHSNQEDEDDASLPISFASVRHLGKIEGINCTTQSWRVKERMKTVSVALVLCLNVGVDPPDVVKIHPCARMECWISPSSVSPGKALELISYALQKQYERWQPRARYRHSLDPTVEDVTKLCTSLRRNAKEERVLFHYNGHGVPRPTANGEIWVFNRTYTQYIPLSIYDLQTWMGAPSIYVYDCSNAGIIVNSFNTFAEQHESEMEQMRTRSGSTVGHGGDATTKEGNRSSPLGGTNASAAAGTNTGAPAPATTYRNCIQLAACAADQLLPMNPNLPADLFTSCLTTPIKMALKWFTLQSTSKLVPDVDEDMIERIPGQLSDRRTMLGELNWIFTAITDTIAWNTLPPELFQKLFRQDLLVASLFRNFLLAERILRAYDCTPISSPALPPSYRHPMWSAWDLALDIVLKQLPAVLRNDKAFQHSPFFEEQLTAFQVWLEGSTEQRSPPEQLPIVLQVLLSQVHRLRALELLGHFLDLGPWAVNLALSVGIFPYVLKLLQSSANELRPFLVFIWAKILAVDSTCQIDLVRDGGHRYFLAALQDTNSAVACFKGNHRTYAAFVLACIVHNFPNGQSSALQSQLVSICLDQLNDASNPLLRQWLAICLGHLWQDYEQARWSGVRDNANEKLYLLLSDPHPEVRAAAVYALGTFISSVTQRSDHANTIDRATAMHLFATVSNDMSPLVRMELIAALQWMVLFFESQFVATVLQVDSPERSVNPMKRVSSTNNILGVGKTSVTVGFYQRLWNGFVALSKDPFPEVAAMAQKITDYVRAETAKEVTACDKSGHHHGTGMASSVSLPPSPNTRVNYLSGESPPPHHGDNGLNRLGATNNHHHHHATPLSMKKRTQAMNESGEFSEAQTSTPGSKLSSSQQQPQGVSSSSMSSSISGGTGSGAIKPIVSTKFIEWSVSFFAQPSKHMHDAMDGGHDASNGSNGSGNKKKMEDHNSSEYLNRQARCLRNQAVRSEGRIQRKKAIFKRLDVQHWSCRTQHAPTIIKLNPYDEQLAFAYKDRVIVVNMNTDTTYTLAPPSTAAGSGTSSSTSSGSSIIQQQSLFPLQQHGPHRLISQTISLHDHQSSLHHQPRMPHETFLHGTVSQQQPLSVTSLEFINAHDMGLVMAGYSDSTIRLWRPLDPSAEQQQQQQSQQQSQSQLLSAWHGLLDFHSASLAKVSCLDTAGQASHLNGGAPAPGGLVLAWHQRSQTIMAAGEAKYVRIWDAEREMRICDIPSGSDTSVLKLSCAPNGLFAAGFYDGSVRIFDHRCPPAEQRCATIREHLHPILTLCMRDDCEALITACTGSVVRLYDLRKTGSAHQYWNIGTDVSAMAIHASADILACATSQIVIYGLDGAVLSTGRSNEGFMASRKGVASCLSFHKHKLNLAAGYNDNTAAVLVPDRK